In Citrus sinensis cultivar Valencia sweet orange chromosome 3, DVS_A1.0, whole genome shotgun sequence, the sequence GCTCTGTTTCAGAAACTTCACCAATCTTTTCATCTAAAAGGTTGTTGACTTTAAACGCTACAGAACCCAAGTGGTCCACTGTATTGATCAAGGCCTTGATGGCGTAATCTTTTAAAGTCTCCACCACTCTGCACATttctaacaaaaataaattttcatttacaaaatgAACATCCACGTTGCAGCATGAACATGGGATATTTTGACTGCGTGACTCACATTTGTTTCTGATTCTGTTTCATGTAGGATACTTCAAAAAAATCTGCTGCAGAGCACAATTGTTTCCTTAAGTTCTTCAAAtcctaaaatgaaaaagataaaaaacaaaacatccCGTGTCAGGAAAATGAAATACAAATCCCTAATGAGAATAACACAAAGATGATCATGATTGCAAAGAGAAATGTGAAGAGACCTTTAGCGTGTCTGAAAATATCAAGCTTTGCTGCATAAAGAGTTCATCGTGATTGGAAGCTTTTTGAAGATCACAAAATGAGGAAGTTGAAGCCATTCTAAGATACTGATGAGTGATGAGAGCTGATACAAATTCACTACAGAAAgaactttaaatttaataccaAAATACCATAAACAAACACAACTAAAACAAAGTTGAAAGAGAAACTTTATAAGCTCAATAGTCTCTTAAGTTACCCAGcgatttttttttgagaataatAACTTTTGACTGAAAGAATGGGTAGTTATTTCAGGATGTAGAAATCATGCAAGCTGGCTGGCTAAAGTTCGTAATTATTGGAAGGTGACAAAGGTCATCAAGGGGACAAGAAGAAAGCAGAGGAAATTAGAAAGTTTGATTATTGTAGTAAAAAGTTCAACTTCCCTCGTCAAAGCAAAAGTACCAGCAGTTGGGGTTGTTGCTCCTATTTCTTCTATAGGCTAATGCGAGAAATTGAGAACGATTGCTTTGTAAACGGGACGGTGTTAGATTCATAAAATTCGGCCACATGTCGGCCATGTGGTGGTTTGAttacattttcaaatatggCCGTGGGGCCCCGAGACAAGTATTGATTGCATCAGTGATGGTGATTGGTGAATACGCCTGAGTTAAGCAATCAAACCATTTTTGCTGGGAGATATTAATTCGGAAAGATGGAGTTGGTACAAAAGCATGCAAAAAACCCATGAATGAGTTGAATGCGGCTAATGGCACAACCTCACAACCCACTTCACATCgtttataattctcgtctGTAACAATCATGAGCGAGTAAATAGCCCATTCTTCATTTCAAGCGCGCGCTGTACTTCCTTGAATGTTCAGCCTACAGCCCTACCTCACTAATTAGTTATTACAACGACTTTAGCGATTGGCAGTAGCTACCAGCTAAGCTATTCCAATGGTCCTATTAGGCATTCGGGATTCGTGCCATTATAATGGATTTGACTGTACAAGTCTCACATTGAAAGTGGCTTAAGCTACATAAACAAGCAAGATCAAAACATGGCGTGCCCCGCGTGACATTCCAGTTCGAGTTCGATTGAAGCTTAACAGGAAGAATAATGTTAGAGAAGTCCCGAGTGTTTTTGGTTGTTGAGGGTTCATTATCGGACGGTTGAAATGCTCTGAGCCTCTTGACTTGTGCTAATAAAATTAGCTGATAGTCACTTTTCAACGTTCGCCATTGGATAATTAATAGTGGTTGCAATAGTCTAACCGTGCCTTCGTTCAATCCCTGAAATAGTTATCCCGTCGAAGATTATGTGCAGTAATGACACTCGGTGCCAAATAAACCTCAGTTTGCCGATGAGATAAGACCAGTTTACAatatttaacaagaaaataatcttgCTTAAAACACGGGTCAATGTCAAAAGTTTCAACCCGAGCTCATGCTAACTAAAACACGGGTTCAATGAAAATGTCCCATCCAAATGGCCacgtaaaaaaataatacaaaaatgaacaacaattttaagtttaatggCACTGCAAACAGCTTGGAGTGATGAAAATAGAAGCCAAAACAATAATGAAGCAAAGGAATGCTGTTTAAACAATCCGCTCCAACTCTCTAGCATAACTGAGTGTCTGGTTGATGAGCTGCAAAGACGGTATCTCCTTGCAAGGTGCAGAATCTTTTGCCTTCTGGAAAAATACAAATCCATCCTTCATCTCCCACTCAGGGTGCTCCTGCATTCGAACAAACAAACTCACCTTTTAACAAACCACAGTAACGTAATTTGGTGCAATATTGACATGTTAAGATGATGAGTAATATCTTATTATGTTCCAACTGAGCTAAGGACATTTGACAGCTCATTCATCTTAGTACAAAATAAACACCTACATATCCTTACATAAATTCGGTTGGCAAGTTTAATTGGACATAAAATCAACGCAACCGAAAATGAGCTATGTTCCAAAGCTTTACCTCCTTGACATATTCCAAAAGCTCTTGGTCAGAAGTGAACAGCAACATTTGGCGGGCATCTTTAATTGAAAGATAATCATATGCCTTCTCACTACATCCAGCTATCTCATCTCTAGAAGCAACAGAAtagagacaaaaaaaaataagcatATGCCTGAATAGATGGAAACATCAGACAAGTAGGTACAATATTCTAGAAAATAGAATTCTACATAACTTGGGTCATCTGGTGAGGCAGATTAAACATAGGATTTGAACAAAATCTAGAATCAAGCCTCTTCTAAGATTGCATATCAGTAAATTATAAGAGATATCAAACCAACAAtgtcctaaaaaaaaaacagtccACATTtaccatgaaagaaaaataaggaaaaagaaaacctcAATACCAAACAGGAAAGTTGTAACaaggaaattgaaatataaaagaataGATGTGACAAGTTAGGTTATAGACCATCAAAATGCACCGTGTGCATGGTGTTAAAATCATGACCTAAATCTCACTTTCATATCATTGCTAGAGGAAACAGCCTCTAAATGCCTACTTATTGCTATTAGTTGCCACCTTAGCTGAACATCTGTTGGTCATCACAGTATAAAACATTCACTGAAGTCACACAGTTTTACCTTACTGTCTTAGCTAGGAGATCCATGAAATAACCATAAGTTTCATTAGGTACATTCTGTTTGGCACTCAAGACACGATTATAAGCCCCTTCCATAAATGATTGCTCCAACTCCACCGCGTGCTTGATGCAAGGATTCTCCAATGCAGTAGATGAAAGCAGTTCCAGTTCAGTATGGAATTCAGCAATTCTGTTCTGGACTAAGAGTCTCAACAAGTTAAGACCCAAAATCATGTACTCATTTGGGGATGGTGGAAGGCGCTTCCTGTTCCATCAAAACAAAGTCAGCTCATATTCACATTTCAgagaatgaaaaacaaaaaggtgtAAATTTACATCAGAAACTAAAGCCAAAAGTAATGTCAGAAGTAGCATGTCATCTAAGTCATAAGAACTCTCCAAAATTAGCCCTCAAATACAAAAGAATCTAGTTATTGAGAACTTAACAGAACTTGCACTGCATAAATAGgaattcaaaagaaagaatagaATCTACTTACCCAGCATCTGTATAATAGGgcttcaattgaaaaaaatcccTCTCAAAAGCATCTTGATCCTCCACCTTCACACTTAGGAGAACAGCGTGCTCGTAAATGTCCCCTGATACCATAAGACCAAAGAAATTATGAGTGGAAAGTCcttgtaaacaaataattgaacATAACCCTCATCTTA encodes:
- the LOC112498295 gene encoding protein ABIL3-like; its protein translation is MASTSSFCDLQKASNHDELFMQQSLIFSDTLKDLKNLRKQLCSAADFFEVSYMKQNQKQIVVETLKDYAIKALINTVDHLGSVAFKVNNLLDEKIGEVSETELQFTCLEQVPPPSLFC
- the LOC102624217 gene encoding 26S proteasome non-ATPase regulatory subunit 8 homolog A is translated as MDPKLTEVSQQFDRFKAAMTRKDYNTCTQLLSQLKVLLTGFRSLPPLFEDTPNAIRELTLARDIYEHAVLLSVKVEDQDAFERDFFQLKPYYTDAGKRLPPSPNEYMILGLNLLRLLVQNRIAEFHTELELLSSTALENPCIKHAVELEQSFMEGAYNRVLSAKQNVPNETYGYFMDLLAKTVRDEIAGCSEKAYDYLSIKDARQMLLFTSDQELLEYVKEEHPEWEMKDGFVFFQKAKDSAPCKEIPSLQLINQTLSYARELERIV